From Deinococcus aquaticus, one genomic window encodes:
- a CDS encoding amidase family protein, which produces MTLTMPDPILDLDACSLAAATRRGDLTASEVTRTYLTRLHALNPRLHAVITVNPDAQGSADALDALSEGQRGPLHGVPLLIKDNIDVAGLPTSAGSRLLLGHVPAADAPLVARLRAAGAIILGKANMTEWANFMTVGMSNGYSSAGGQTVNPWGDTLDTGGSSSGSGVAVAARLCAAAIGTETSGSIVSPAYQNGVIGLKPTLGLVPRTGVVPISHSQDTAGPITRSARDAALILSVIAGPDLHDEASRRLPVPDLRIRDAALNGAHVGIIRDEPHVSPAEQAALDHLSALLTDLNAITHDRTFPTRQELNASGWNLEVLEYEFRGDLNAYLAGVTHGPRSLQEVIDANDHDPEHLLRYGQTLLHAAQGTRGDASETNYRRARDRDLRLTRTRGFDQLFADGLDLLIFPGIHGCGLAAKAGYPSLALPVTPPGIDGPPSGALLVAPAGQDGRLLSLAAHLNRELGGVRFPAV; this is translated from the coding sequence GTGACCCTGACCATGCCCGACCCGATCCTCGATCTGGACGCCTGTTCGCTTGCCGCCGCCACCCGCCGCGGCGACCTGACCGCCAGCGAGGTCACCCGCACGTACCTGACCCGCCTGCACGCCCTGAACCCCCGCCTGCACGCCGTGATCACCGTCAACCCGGACGCGCAGGGCAGCGCCGACGCCCTGGACGCCCTGAGCGAGGGCCAGCGCGGCCCACTGCACGGCGTGCCCCTGCTGATCAAGGACAACATCGACGTGGCGGGCCTGCCCACCAGCGCCGGTAGCCGCCTGCTGCTCGGGCACGTGCCCGCAGCGGACGCCCCGCTGGTCGCGCGCCTGCGGGCCGCCGGGGCCATCATCCTGGGCAAGGCGAACATGACCGAATGGGCGAACTTCATGACCGTCGGCATGAGTAACGGGTACTCCAGCGCCGGCGGCCAGACCGTCAATCCCTGGGGTGACACCCTGGACACCGGCGGCAGCAGCAGCGGCAGCGGCGTCGCGGTCGCCGCGCGCCTGTGCGCCGCCGCCATCGGCACCGAAACCAGCGGCAGCATCGTCAGTCCCGCTTACCAGAACGGCGTGATCGGCCTGAAACCCACCCTGGGTCTCGTGCCGCGCACCGGCGTGGTCCCCATCAGCCACAGCCAGGACACCGCCGGGCCCATTACCCGCAGCGCCCGCGACGCCGCCCTGATCCTGAGCGTGATCGCCGGCCCCGACCTGCATGACGAGGCCAGCCGCCGCCTGCCCGTCCCGGACCTGCGCATCCGCGACGCCGCCCTGAACGGCGCGCACGTCGGCATCATCCGCGACGAACCGCACGTCAGCCCGGCCGAGCAGGCCGCCCTGGACCACCTGAGCGCCCTGCTGACCGACCTGAACGCCATCACCCACGACCGGACGTTCCCCACCCGCCAGGAACTGAACGCGAGCGGCTGGAACCTCGAAGTCCTCGAATACGAATTCAGGGGCGACCTGAACGCCTACCTCGCGGGCGTCACGCACGGCCCCCGCAGCCTTCAGGAAGTCATCGACGCGAACGACCACGACCCGGAACACCTGCTGCGCTACGGCCAGACGCTCCTGCACGCCGCGCAGGGCACCCGGGGCGACGCCAGCGAAACCAACTACCGCCGCGCCCGCGACCGCGATCTGCGCCTGACCCGCACCCGGGGCTTCGACCAGCTGTTCGCCGACGGCCTCGACCTGCTGATCTTCCCCGGCATTCACGGCTGTGGCCTGGCCGCCAAGGCCGGCTACCCCAGTCTCGCCCTGCCCGTCACGCCCCCTGGTATCGACGGCCCGCCCAGCGGCGCGCTACTGGTTGCCCCGGCCGGACAGGACGGCCGCCTGCTCTCCCTGGCCGCCCACCTGAACCGCGAACTGGGCGGCGTGCGCTTCCCGGCCGTGTAA
- a CDS encoding S1C family serine protease yields MKRSLSILALTGTLAVGGLVGYELNTRTAPVTASATTQAVTSQTAPDTNLSAGSGAQGQMVQAANGTYDGGRARTESEANTVQVVKDRQAGLVYVSVRESSANSAQAQLRQRLQQQLPFTLPDDGSGSGQAQTGTGSGFFVTGSGDIITNNHVVEGASEITIRLHGDKTEYKAKVVARAPDFDLALIRAEGLPSGAARPIPLGDSDNLDVGLKAVAMGAPFGLEFSVSEGIISSLERRVPVGTRGVEQSVIQTDAAINPGNSGGPLLDSAGQVIGVNTQILTGGSGQSAGVGFAIPVNTVKKLLPQLQAGKGGVIQTPTLGVQFTDLSVLSAAQRKQAGLPAQGALIQEVAPDSPAAAAGLRGGTTAGLQLNGQAETQGSGADTLNTDGDIITAVDGQTISEGDDLRRAIIGKRIGDRVKLTVQRAGKTRTVDVTLSAFSFPTSNQ; encoded by the coding sequence ATGAAACGCTCCCTGTCCATCCTGGCCCTGACCGGAACCCTCGCTGTCGGTGGGCTGGTCGGTTACGAACTGAACACCCGCACGGCCCCAGTCACGGCGTCGGCCACCACGCAGGCGGTCACCTCGCAGACCGCGCCGGACACCAACCTCAGCGCCGGCAGCGGCGCGCAGGGGCAGATGGTGCAGGCCGCCAACGGCACCTACGACGGAGGCCGCGCCCGCACGGAATCCGAGGCGAACACCGTGCAGGTCGTCAAGGACCGCCAGGCCGGACTGGTGTACGTGAGCGTCAGGGAAAGCAGCGCGAACAGCGCTCAGGCGCAGCTGCGTCAGCGTCTACAACAGCAGCTGCCCTTCACCCTGCCGGATGACGGCAGTGGCAGCGGGCAGGCTCAGACTGGCACCGGCAGCGGCTTCTTCGTGACCGGCAGCGGCGACATCATCACCAACAACCACGTGGTCGAGGGAGCCAGCGAGATCACGATCCGCCTGCATGGTGACAAGACCGAGTACAAGGCGAAAGTCGTGGCCCGCGCCCCCGACTTCGACCTGGCCCTGATCCGCGCCGAGGGCCTGCCAAGCGGGGCCGCCCGACCCATCCCGCTGGGCGACAGCGATAACCTGGACGTGGGCCTGAAAGCCGTCGCGATGGGCGCACCCTTCGGCCTGGAGTTCAGCGTGTCTGAAGGAATCATCAGCAGCCTGGAACGCCGGGTGCCGGTCGGAACCAGGGGCGTCGAGCAGAGCGTCATCCAGACTGACGCCGCCATCAACCCCGGCAACAGCGGCGGGCCGCTGCTGGACAGTGCCGGTCAGGTCATCGGCGTGAACACCCAGATTCTGACCGGCGGCAGCGGCCAGAGCGCCGGCGTAGGCTTCGCGATTCCCGTGAACACCGTCAAGAAACTCCTGCCGCAACTCCAGGCTGGCAAGGGCGGCGTGATCCAGACGCCCACCCTGGGCGTGCAGTTCACGGACCTGAGCGTCCTGAGCGCCGCGCAGCGCAAACAGGCGGGCCTCCCCGCCCAGGGCGCCCTGATCCAGGAAGTCGCGCCGGACAGCCCGGCCGCCGCCGCCGGACTCCGGGGCGGCACGACCGCAGGGCTGCAACTGAACGGGCAGGCGGAAACGCAGGGCAGCGGCGCAGACACTCTGAACACCGACGGGGACATCATCACCGCCGTGGACGGCCAGACCATCAGCGAGGGCGACGACCTACGCCGCGCCATCATCGGCAAACGCATCGGCGACCGCGTGAAACTCACCGTGCAGCGCGCCGGGAAGACCCGCACCGTCGACGTGACCCTCAGCGCCTTCAGCTTCCCCACCAGCAACCAGTAA
- a CDS encoding [LysW]-aminoadipate kinase has protein sequence MIVVKVGGSAGIDYDAVCADLAQRWKAGEKLILVHGGSGETNRVAEALGHPPRFVTSPSGYTSRFTDRQTLEIFEMVYCGKMNKGIVERLQRLGVNAVGLSGLDGRIFEGRHKDSVRIVEDGKTKILRGDHTGTVEKVNTGLIDLLLAGGYLPVLTPPASSYEGVAINVDGDRAAAALAVALKADALLLLSNVPGLLRAFPDESSLIREIPAADVESYLEFAQDRMKKKVLGAAEAVQGGVKRVIFGDARAGEPISAALGGAGTVVS, from the coding sequence ATGATAGTAGTGAAGGTCGGCGGAAGCGCCGGAATCGATTACGACGCCGTCTGCGCGGACCTCGCCCAGCGCTGGAAAGCCGGAGAGAAACTGATCCTCGTGCACGGCGGCAGCGGCGAAACCAACCGCGTGGCAGAAGCCCTGGGCCACCCCCCCCGCTTCGTCACCAGCCCCAGCGGGTACACCAGCCGCTTCACGGACCGCCAGACCCTCGAAATCTTCGAGATGGTGTACTGCGGCAAGATGAACAAGGGCATCGTGGAACGCCTGCAACGCCTCGGCGTGAACGCCGTCGGCCTGTCCGGCCTCGACGGCCGCATCTTCGAAGGCCGCCACAAGGACTCCGTGCGGATCGTCGAGGACGGCAAGACGAAGATCCTGCGCGGCGACCACACCGGCACCGTCGAGAAAGTGAACACGGGCCTGATCGACCTGCTGCTGGCGGGCGGGTACCTGCCGGTCCTCACGCCCCCAGCCAGTTCCTACGAGGGTGTGGCCATCAACGTGGACGGTGACCGCGCCGCCGCCGCGCTGGCCGTCGCCCTGAAAGCCGACGCGCTGCTGCTGCTCTCGAACGTGCCGGGCCTGCTGCGCGCCTTCCCCGACGAGAGCAGCCTGATCCGCGAGATTCCCGCCGCCGACGTGGAGTCCTACCTGGAATTCGCGCAGGACCGCATGAAAAAGAAAGTTCTCGGGGCCGCCGAGGCCGTGCAGGGCGGCGTGAAACGCGTGATCTTCGGCGACGCCCGCGCCGGGGAACCCATCAGCGCCGCGCTCGGCGGGGCCGGCACCGTCGTCTCGTAG
- a CDS encoding DUF1294 domain-containing protein — protein sequence MGSDWQLNVPALLDFLFRVFVAWQVVWGLVAFVAVWRDKQLAQAREGRLPEATLHRFERLGGWAGSWAGQQVFRHKTRKVAYQRAFRRICLWWAVAWAALLALVVWI from the coding sequence GTGGGCAGTGACTGGCAGCTGAACGTCCCGGCCCTGCTGGACTTCCTGTTCCGGGTCTTCGTGGCGTGGCAGGTCGTGTGGGGGCTGGTGGCGTTCGTGGCGGTGTGGCGCGACAAGCAACTGGCACAGGCCCGCGAGGGCCGCCTGCCGGAGGCGACGCTGCACCGCTTCGAGCGGCTGGGCGGGTGGGCCGGGTCGTGGGCGGGGCAGCAGGTCTTCCGGCACAAGACGCGCAAGGTGGCGTATCAGCGGGCTTTCCGGCGCATCTGCCTGTGGTGGGCCGTGGCGTGGGCGGCGCTGCTGGCGCTGGTCGTCTGGATCTGA
- a CDS encoding S1 RNA-binding domain-containing protein, with product MVQLDSGAVVEGRVTRVTDFGAFIQFENGETGLVHISQIAHSFVRNIHDHVREGENVEVKVLGRDERGRLDLSIKELLEEPEEVPRPRAIGRQSPQFEAKLRSFMRDAKERTTAGGGKKPAGKRKK from the coding sequence TTGGTGCAGCTTGATTCCGGCGCGGTCGTGGAGGGCCGCGTAACGCGCGTGACCGATTTCGGCGCGTTCATCCAGTTCGAGAACGGCGAGACGGGCCTTGTGCACATCTCGCAGATCGCTCACTCGTTCGTGCGCAACATTCACGACCACGTCCGCGAAGGCGAGAACGTGGAAGTGAAAGTCCTGGGCCGTGACGAGCGGGGCCGACTCGATCTTTCGATCAAGGAACTGCTCGAGGAGCCCGAGGAGGTGCCCCGCCCCCGCGCAATCGGACGGCAGAGCCCTCAGTTCGAGGCCAAGCTCCGTTCCTTCATGCGTGACGCCAAGGAACGCACCACCGCAGGTGGTGGCAAGAAACCCGCCGGCAAACGCAAGAAGTAA
- the ispH gene encoding 4-hydroxy-3-methylbut-2-enyl diphosphate reductase has translation MVERLHLAKPRGFCAGVVMAIQAVEKAAQSESKPVTVYHSIVHNHTVVDRLQAGYGVHFVEDLDGVDALPQGGETVVFSAHGISPAVRERARALGLATIDATCPLVTKVHTEAKKYAREGFTILLIGDSARHQEVIGTQGEAPDSTILVGVLGKTGEGLHDPHTVQVPDPQKLVVLTQTTLSVDDTRRTVEILRGRFPALVVPPSEDLCYATKNRQDAVKAIAPQVDLFLVLTSTHSSNGMRLLELAEAECGRSVRLETAADLAGMDFAGVRSVGITSAASTPDDLVQAVVAHFRALNPALEVIEEGEWENIEFREPKKILPTQALPRTQQ, from the coding sequence GTGGTTGAGCGCCTTCACCTTGCCAAGCCGCGCGGCTTCTGCGCGGGGGTCGTCATGGCGATTCAGGCGGTCGAGAAGGCCGCACAGAGCGAGTCGAAGCCGGTGACGGTGTACCACTCCATCGTGCATAACCACACGGTCGTGGACCGCCTTCAGGCCGGGTACGGCGTGCATTTCGTGGAGGACCTGGACGGTGTGGACGCCCTCCCGCAGGGCGGCGAGACGGTGGTGTTCAGCGCGCACGGCATCAGCCCGGCGGTGCGCGAGCGGGCGCGGGCGCTGGGGCTGGCGACCATCGACGCGACCTGCCCGCTGGTCACCAAGGTGCACACCGAGGCGAAAAAGTACGCTCGTGAGGGCTTCACGATCCTGCTGATCGGGGACAGTGCCCGGCATCAGGAGGTCATCGGCACGCAGGGCGAGGCGCCGGACAGCACCATTCTGGTGGGCGTGCTCGGCAAGACCGGCGAGGGCCTGCACGACCCGCACACGGTGCAGGTGCCGGACCCGCAGAAACTGGTGGTGCTGACCCAGACGACCCTCAGCGTGGACGACACGCGCCGCACGGTGGAGATCCTGCGTGGGCGCTTCCCGGCGCTGGTGGTGCCCCCCAGCGAGGACCTGTGCTACGCCACCAAGAACCGCCAGGACGCCGTGAAGGCCATCGCGCCGCAGGTGGACCTGTTCCTGGTGCTGACCAGCACGCACTCCAGCAACGGCATGCGCCTGCTGGAACTGGCAGAGGCGGAGTGCGGGCGTTCCGTGCGGCTGGAAACAGCGGCGGACCTCGCGGGCATGGATTTTGCCGGCGTGCGCTCGGTGGGAATCACCAGCGCGGCCAGCACGCCGGACGATCTGGTGCAGGCGGTCGTGGCGCACTTCCGGGCGCTGAACCCGGCGCTGGAGGTCATCGAGGAGGGCGAGTGGGAGAACATCGAGTTCCGCGAGCCGAAGAAGATCCTGCCCACCCAGGCGCTGCCCCGCACCCAGCAGTGA
- a CDS encoding septum site-determining protein MinC, which translates to MKLRGTLGGMNLLLEPADTAGSVAEALGVRATLLTGQITVELQADVDPQALEEALTRIRAAGGTPGRIRATRAPAPMPAPAPTPMSAQSSPAPHSPASHSAASHSAAARTTAAQPPVASGVPGGRTVIVPHTLRAGFRGEYPGSVIVLGDVNPGAEVVAGGDVIVIGALRGLAHAGQGGHSDAIVWARPIASPQLRIGDAVARAPEGSSLSNMRHREDQPTAEVARLSGGVIQIDTQK; encoded by the coding sequence ATGAAGTTGCGCGGCACGCTTGGTGGCATGAATCTCCTGCTGGAACCCGCTGACACGGCCGGGTCTGTCGCCGAGGCGCTGGGCGTGCGCGCCACGCTCCTGACCGGGCAAATCACTGTGGAACTCCAAGCCGACGTGGACCCCCAGGCCCTTGAGGAAGCCCTGACGCGCATCCGCGCCGCCGGGGGCACGCCGGGCCGTATCCGGGCCACGCGCGCGCCCGCCCCCATGCCGGCCCCGGCGCCAACGCCCATGTCGGCGCAGTCCAGCCCTGCACCCCACAGCCCCGCGTCCCACAGCGCGGCGTCGCACAGCGCGGCAGCTCGCACCACCGCCGCCCAGCCGCCGGTCGCCTCGGGCGTGCCGGGCGGGCGCACGGTGATCGTGCCGCACACCCTGCGGGCCGGGTTCCGGGGTGAGTACCCCGGCAGCGTGATCGTGCTGGGCGACGTGAACCCCGGCGCGGAAGTCGTGGCGGGCGGCGACGTGATCGTCATCGGGGCCCTGCGCGGCCTCGCGCACGCCGGGCAGGGCGGCCACAGTGACGCCATCGTCTGGGCGCGGCCCATCGCCAGCCCGCAGCTGCGTATCGGGGACGCGGTTGCCCGCGCGCCCGAGGGCAGCAGCCTGAGCAACATGCGCCACCGCGAGGACCAGCCCACCGCCGAGGTCGCCCGCCTGAGCGGCGGTGTCATTCAGATCGACACGCAGAAGTAG
- a CDS encoding prephenate dehydratase has translation MSERPDRLTVAFQGNPGSYGEIAALNALGEGRDVETRGYPTFHEVARAVEAGEADFGVLPVENSLMGAIHQSIDLLSETDLHVTGEVIVRVSHCLMALPGVALEDIRRVASQQPALDQCTVLIRKHGWQPVAAHDTAGSAKNLAQSGERDLAAIASSRAAELYGLNILQREIEDEPFNFTRFMILSRAEPAPSDAPHKTSLVFAVRHTPGFLVETLNELRGLNLSRIESRPRRDRAWSYLMYVDIEGDARDPRVAQALAGVLRKASYAKIIGSYPAAQGTVG, from the coding sequence ATGAGTGAACGCCCCGACCGCCTGACCGTCGCCTTCCAGGGGAACCCCGGTTCCTACGGGGAGATCGCCGCCCTGAACGCCCTGGGCGAGGGCCGTGACGTGGAGACGCGCGGGTACCCCACCTTCCATGAGGTCGCGCGGGCCGTGGAGGCCGGCGAGGCGGATTTCGGGGTGCTGCCGGTCGAGAACAGCCTGATGGGCGCCATTCACCAGTCCATCGACCTGCTGAGCGAGACGGACCTGCACGTGACGGGCGAGGTGATCGTGCGCGTGTCTCACTGCCTGATGGCGCTGCCCGGCGTGGCGCTGGAGGACATCCGGCGCGTGGCGAGTCAGCAGCCGGCGCTGGATCAGTGCACGGTCCTGATCCGCAAGCACGGGTGGCAGCCGGTCGCGGCGCACGATACGGCCGGGAGCGCCAAGAACCTCGCGCAGAGCGGCGAGCGGGACCTTGCGGCGATTGCCAGTAGCCGCGCGGCGGAACTGTACGGCCTGAACATCCTGCAACGCGAGATCGAGGACGAACCGTTCAATTTCACGCGCTTCATGATCCTGTCGCGCGCGGAGCCCGCGCCCAGCGACGCGCCGCACAAGACGAGTCTGGTGTTCGCGGTGCGGCACACGCCGGGGTTCCTGGTCGAGACGCTGAACGAGTTGCGCGGCCTGAACCTGAGCCGCATCGAGAGCCGCCCGCGCCGGGACCGCGCCTGGAGTTACCTGATGTACGTGGATATCGAGGGGGACGCCCGCGACCCCCGTGTGGCGCAGGCGCTGGCGGGGGTGCTGCGCAAGGCGAGTTACGCCAAGATCATCGGTTCGTACCCGGCCGCGCAGGGTACGGTCGGGTAA
- a CDS encoding phospholipase D-like domain-containing protein, with product MRRGRWDWADGVRGVLILLALLGGRAGAAEVPLWLGPARPAVVAGWPPAGVGGACGEPAGRLERVLWEATRTPDGSDLSCGNTFVEFMRTPRDLNTPVDAFDRIAQQVVGARSEVLLTSMEWRGGPGMPGWTFARAVRDLHARVRASPGEYPQGVAVRALLGGYPDPLDPDGTGPARALVRDLRALGVPLQDAALGWQVSVLNFRFLPHSHVKLHVIDGTDLTVAGFNFSPWHLPAGGPESLPQARSLHDQGLRVRGPVAQAGVAAFDDLWRHSWQLRCPPLVAPDAVNAACVRGEADPVSHPPAAREAVRAGDARAFLLYRRPGGEDQADRAQLALIGAAQESVDLMQADFGTSLTCWFAFLRPDPCQAEDQPPYFGAVLAALERGVRVRLLLVDYGVGAVPNRSAVALLRRELRRRGLEDRFEARYTTFPMHTKALVVDGSVVVAGSINFHFSAWGPWGLAEAALATSDVGAVAAQTASFAEAWRTSSRPVPREWWLGRVPVGVP from the coding sequence ATGCGGCGTGGTAGGTGGGATTGGGCGGATGGGGTGCGGGGTGTCCTGATCCTTCTGGCGCTACTGGGTGGCCGCGCCGGGGCGGCCGAGGTGCCATTGTGGCTGGGGCCGGCGCGTCCGGCAGTGGTGGCGGGCTGGCCCCCGGCGGGTGTGGGCGGGGCCTGCGGCGAACCGGCGGGGCGGCTGGAGCGGGTGCTGTGGGAGGCGACGCGCACGCCGGACGGGTCAGACCTGTCGTGCGGGAACACGTTCGTGGAGTTCATGCGCACGCCCCGTGACCTGAACACGCCGGTGGACGCCTTCGACCGGATCGCGCAGCAGGTGGTCGGGGCGCGCTCGGAGGTGCTGCTGACCTCCATGGAGTGGCGGGGCGGGCCGGGCATGCCCGGCTGGACCTTCGCGCGGGCCGTGCGGGACCTGCACGCGCGGGTGCGGGCCTCTCCGGGCGAGTACCCGCAGGGCGTGGCGGTGCGGGCGCTGCTGGGCGGCTACCCGGACCCACTGGACCCGGACGGGACCGGGCCGGCGCGTGCACTGGTGCGCGACCTGCGGGCGCTGGGCGTGCCGCTTCAGGACGCGGCGCTGGGCTGGCAGGTGTCGGTCCTGAACTTCCGGTTCCTGCCGCACAGTCACGTGAAACTGCACGTGATCGACGGCACGGACCTGACGGTGGCGGGTTTCAACTTCTCGCCCTGGCACCTGCCGGCGGGCGGGCCGGAATCGCTGCCGCAGGCGCGGTCCCTGCACGACCAGGGGTTGCGGGTGCGGGGGCCGGTCGCGCAGGCGGGCGTGGCGGCCTTCGATGACCTGTGGCGGCACTCGTGGCAGTTGCGCTGCCCGCCACTGGTCGCGCCGGACGCTGTGAACGCCGCGTGCGTGCGGGGCGAGGCGGACCCGGTATCGCACCCGCCGGCAGCGCGGGAGGCCGTGCGGGCGGGCGACGCGCGGGCGTTCCTGCTGTACCGGCGGCCCGGTGGGGAGGATCAGGCAGACCGTGCGCAACTGGCGCTGATCGGCGCGGCGCAGGAGTCAGTGGATCTGATGCAGGCGGATTTCGGGACGTCGCTGACGTGCTGGTTCGCGTTCCTGCGGCCCGATCCGTGCCAGGCGGAGGATCAACCGCCGTACTTCGGGGCGGTGCTCGCGGCGCTGGAGCGGGGCGTGCGCGTGCGGCTGCTGCTGGTGGATTACGGGGTGGGGGCCGTGCCGAACCGCTCGGCGGTGGCCCTGCTGCGCCGCGAGTTGCGGCGGCGCGGCCTGGAGGACCGTTTCGAGGCGCGCTACACGACGTTCCCCATGCACACCAAGGCGCTGGTCGTGGACGGGTCGGTGGTCGTGGCGGGCAGTATCAACTTTCATTTCAGTGCGTGGGGGCCGTGGGGACTGGCCGAGGCGGCCCTGGCGACCTCGGACGTGGGCGCGGTGGCGGCGCAGACCGCGTCGTTCGCGGAAGCGTGGCGCACGTCGAGCCGCCCGGTGCCGCGCGAGTGGTGGCTGGGCCGCGTACCAGTGGGCGTGCCCTGA